The following nucleotide sequence is from Methanocorpusculum sp..
GACCAAAACTGCTTTGTCAAGATCGGCAGAGATCCACTTCGGATCAGGTTCGATAAACTCAGCCAGTGCTTCCTTCCCGATACCCTCCGCACAGCGGACGGGTGCCCCGATTGCCGGACGTTTCTCGACGAGGAGAACTGACAAGCCCTGCTCAGCGGCAGTTTTTGCAGCCAGAGCTCCTCCCGGACCTCCGCCGACAACCAAAACATCGTATGCTTCCTTCATTGTTCCTCCATCTTGATTGCACCAAGCGGGCAAACAGTATAACAAATCTTACATTTGCTTTTACAGAGGGTCTCATCAACAGTCAGATAGGCATCGATGAGTTCGAGGGCCCCTCTCGGACATACGGAGACACACGCACCGCAGTACCCGCAGACATCTCGTCGAATATGAATCATCGTCTTAATAATTTGTTTCAGGCGCTTAATAGTTTGCTCTGCGGGAGCCTTATATTGTCAGACAAACAACATGGTTGTATGGATGCGGAAGATAATACAAAACCGGGTCTGATGTATGTTATCCTGATGATCGTTGCGATCGGCTGTGTGATTTACGGCATCTACGGATGGGT
It contains:
- a CDS encoding 4Fe-4S binding protein — translated: MIHIRRDVCGYCGACVSVCPRGALELIDAYLTVDETLCKSKCKICYTVCPLGAIKMEEQ